The following DNA comes from Bombus terrestris chromosome 2, iyBomTerr1.2, whole genome shotgun sequence.
GCTGGGTGAATAATGTAAATGATCTGTCACTCAGATCACATGATATTATATCTTTGATAGAAAGAGGTAAAACTTATGTCACAAATAAGAATATTCCACAACATCCATATTTAATGCCAATTAGTACACCGTTGTCCAAATTATTATTGCGGCTAACAATCACTTCGAAAAAAAGATCAACGTAAGTTACATACATTTGAAATATgcttaatacaaatttattttacattgaaGTTTTAactttatttgtataaatatatcagTGCTTATGCTTGATTCCTCTTTAGTATTTACGCTTGCAGTATAAGGTCACTGGTGATAGTTTTCATAAAAGAACAACAACAATCTGATTATGACTGTGAATATGGATGAAGGCTTAGGTTGGAGTATAGTAGGTACACTTACATGCACATGCActtgtacatatacatttataGCAATAAAATGCTTGCCTCTTTTATTTTAGTCCAAACTCATACTATTAACAACGTAGATGTTCATAACTAAATTATGATTAACTATAATTGGAAACGATTATTTTATGATGCATAACATGTGCACAATAATAGTATcaattgtattataaaattactaactatatatatatatatatatatatatatatatatatatatatttatatatttatattttatctaacgaactgaataaataattattttgtttaagATGTAAATAACGCATATTCGATTGTATAGACTTAAAGTACAAAAATCTTCATAAAATGCcaatattttattccttttatggttttaaattgatatacaattatgtattatattttatcaacagGAATAAATTGCATGTACTTGTATCAGATACCATGCCATTCCATTTACCAATTTGTGAAATTAATCCACATCGCAACCTCCTTTCTACTTTACATAACTTTATGAaggtaaatatttcttaatatctACCTTTTGATGtagataattttgtattataatctATCATAAATTGTTTAGGAATTATTTGGAAATGGAGTTGCACAGCATAAACCACATGGCATACTTTCCTTAGAATTCAGTGGAGGGCAAGGAGGAGATGGACTTTGTTTAACATTATTAGTATCATTCAAGTTACCTGTGGAAGATGTACCTGCTACAGGAAAATTCATTTGGCATGAGCTACCTGAAAATCTTGCTACAAGTATTACTTATCGCTTACCACGAAACATGACAGTGCCTTTAAATGTTATACAATGATCAAATATTCATAGTTAGTGTACAAGTGAACATTAGGTGTGCATAGCATAAttgcatttcaaattttatgtatgagaaattttgttaatttttctttttctaaaaaatGAGGTAAAAAATTCTTGGGTGGCAAGCTTTTAATATTTTGACTATAATTATGTATTCAGTAACttgcaattttacatttttacattgtCAGAACAGAatcataaaattttttaattgagaaATATAATTGAGAACAAAATAATTAGTGCGCACGTACATTCGCacataattctatatatacgcatatacaAACGAGGTATAATTATCTGATgttaacccttagagtgctatggGCGCATATATGCCTCTGGTGAAAGGTATCGGTGTggagtgcccggcatggactaaggacgcatatatgcgtttgtcaatttttccaaacacctacgcagaagtaatactattacttttgtgtgagataaatataaatacattccttagtaacggcagtaaacaaatgcctcgttataacagttgtctacctgccgcggacagtcgcatctaattatcaagaagaaaatgtgttgcttgtgtgaaaaataagagaatgcagaaaatgcgatgtcagATTATGTATcaataattgttttgaaattttgcacacacaactaaattattaacttgttatatttactaaatttagttttctagtttattattttctagtttattacccaaattctagttaattgtaaatttcaatgtttataataaataattaatactaaaaaataacgctcttgaatcatttaatctcgtgcaaaagaattgctataacttattacgatttgcgctttgaatagtcaatcaagagagttcagtctaacgaaaaagtattccgtctaCAGCGATCGTCAACGCTAGCTGCGCACCGTCCATACGGACCGCATAGGTCGCGAGTATTCAGTACTCTAAGggttaatatttaacaatttctaattatattaaaaaatatttatgttatatatttacatttttcctaGTCTGTACCAATGATTTTTTTAACAAGAATGAATATGTAGTATGTAACTCACATTTAAGtctataacataatatcattaatattaattataaataaataatgtgaATGTATTTTATCAGAGAAAAACTGCTAGCATTTCCAGTTGGTACCAAAAATTTTGAGAAAGAAGAGATCTTTTTGCTTCAATCTTAAAACTcatgtagaaatttttataaaaatattcataatatagaTAAATGTAAGAAGCTGGCATCCTGAcagtagaa
Coding sequences within:
- the LOC100648588 gene encoding 8-oxo-dGDP phosphatase NUDT18 codes for the protein MSLSIEKQIELLLAGHPLEIGDTHDSTHAVQDEIGGKGTPSTYIPICQKTVTYIVAAVVINNQGEVLMMQEAKATCSGKWYLPAGRVEPNENLLDAVKREVLEETGLTLDPETLILLECATGSWFRFVFTGKITGGKLKTLEEANKESLQACWVNNVNDLSLRSHDIISLIERGKTYVTNKNIPQHPYLMPISTPLSKLLLRLTITSKKRSTNKLHVLVSDTMPFHLPICEINPHRNLLSTLHNFMKELFGNGVAQHKPHGILSLEFSGGQGGDGLCLTLLVSFKLPVEDVPATGKFIWHELPENLATSITYRLPRNMTVPLNVIQ